The following proteins come from a genomic window of Pseudomonas sp. WJP1:
- a CDS encoding chemotaxis response regulator protein-glutamate methylesterase — protein sequence MKIAIVNDMPMAVEALRRALAFEPAHQVIWVAGNGKEAVQKCAEQTPDLILMDLIMPVMDGVEATRRIMAETPCAIVIVTVDRQQNVHRVFEAMGHGALDVVDTPALGAGNAQEAAAPLLRKIMNIGWLIGDKGNRERSAANPTRSSGPRQSLIAIGSSAGGPAALELLLKGLPRDFSPAIVLVQHVDQVFAAGMAEWLGSASGLNVRLAQEGEPPQGGTVLLAGTNHHIRLLKNGTLAYTAEPVNEIYRPSIDVFFESVASYWHGDAVGVLLTGMGRDGAQGLKLLRQQGYLTIAQDQQSSAVYGMPKAAAAIDAAVEIRPLEKIAPRLLEIFPK from the coding sequence ATGAAGATCGCAATCGTAAACGACATGCCGATGGCCGTGGAGGCCTTGCGCCGGGCATTGGCTTTCGAGCCGGCACACCAGGTGATCTGGGTCGCGGGCAATGGCAAGGAAGCAGTACAAAAGTGTGCCGAACAGACGCCAGACCTGATCCTGATGGATTTGATCATGCCAGTGATGGACGGTGTGGAAGCCACCCGGCGCATCATGGCTGAAACGCCTTGCGCGATCGTCATCGTTACTGTCGATCGCCAGCAGAACGTGCACCGGGTGTTCGAAGCCATGGGCCATGGCGCGCTGGATGTGGTCGACACGCCGGCCCTCGGCGCGGGCAATGCCCAGGAAGCGGCGGCACCGCTGTTACGCAAGATCATGAACATCGGCTGGTTGATCGGCGATAAGGGCAATCGGGAGCGGTCCGCAGCGAATCCGACTCGCAGCTCGGGCCCGCGCCAGAGCCTGATCGCCATCGGTTCGTCGGCTGGCGGGCCGGCAGCGCTGGAACTCCTGCTCAAGGGACTGCCCCGGGATTTTTCCCCGGCCATCGTGCTGGTGCAACACGTTGACCAGGTATTCGCCGCCGGCATGGCCGAATGGCTCGGCAGCGCCAGCGGCCTGAACGTGCGCCTGGCTCAGGAGGGCGAGCCGCCGCAAGGCGGCACCGTGCTGCTGGCGGGCACCAACCACCATATTCGTTTGTTGAAAAACGGCACGCTGGCCTACACGGCCGAACCGGTCAACGAGATCTACAGGCCCTCTATCGATGTGTTTTTCGAGAGCGTGGCCAGTTACTGGCATGGCGATGCGGTTGGCGTTTTGCTGACCGGCATGGGGCGTGATGGGGCACAAGGGCTTAAACTCTTGCGCCAGCAGGGCTACCTGACCATCGCACAGGACCAGCAGAGCAGTGCGGTGTACGGCATGCCGAAGGCGGCAGCGGCCATCGATGCCGCCGTGGAAATACGCCCGCTGGAAAAGATAGCGCCACGATTGCTGGAGATATTCCCCAAATGA
- a CDS encoding response regulator, producing the protein MTDLQLDDFKTDENAAMVLLVDDQAMIGEAVRRGLSNEDNIDFHFCADPHQAIAHAVRIKPTVILQDLVMPGLDGLSLVREYRNHPATKDIPIIVLSTKEDPLIKSAAFAAGANDYLVKLPDNIELVARIRYHSRSYMTLLQRDAAYRALRVSQQQLLDTNLVLQRLMNSDGLTGLSNRRHFDEYLELEWRRSLREQSQLSLLMIDVDYFKTYNDTFGHLEGDEALRQVAAAIRDASARPSDLPARYGGEEFALVLPNTSQGGARLVAEKLRMTVAALKIPHIAPTEGSSLTISIGLSTVIPTAGSSCRELISAADKGLYLAKNNGRNQVGIA; encoded by the coding sequence ATGACTGATTTACAGCTCGACGACTTCAAGACTGACGAAAACGCCGCCATGGTGCTGTTGGTGGACGATCAGGCCATGATCGGCGAGGCAGTACGACGCGGTTTGTCGAACGAAGACAACATCGACTTCCACTTTTGCGCCGACCCGCACCAGGCCATTGCCCATGCGGTGCGCATCAAGCCGACGGTGATCCTGCAGGACCTGGTCATGCCCGGCCTGGACGGCCTGAGCCTGGTGCGCGAATACCGCAACCACCCGGCGACCAAGGACATTCCGATCATCGTCCTGTCGACCAAGGAAGACCCGCTGATCAAGAGCGCGGCGTTCGCGGCCGGGGCCAATGATTACCTGGTCAAGCTGCCGGACAACATCGAGCTGGTGGCGCGCATTCGCTATCACTCGCGCTCCTACATGACGTTGCTGCAGCGTGATGCGGCGTACCGCGCCTTGCGGGTCAGCCAGCAGCAGTTGCTCGACACCAACCTGGTGCTGCAACGCCTGATGAACTCCGACGGCCTGACCGGGCTGTCGAACCGTCGGCATTTCGATGAATACCTGGAGCTTGAATGGCGCCGCTCGCTGCGTGAGCAGAGCCAGTTGTCGTTGCTGATGATCGATGTGGACTACTTCAAGACCTACAACGACACCTTCGGCCACCTGGAAGGCGATGAAGCCCTGCGCCAGGTCGCCGCGGCAATCCGCGACGCCAGCGCCCGGCCTTCCGACCTGCCGGCCCGCTACGGCGGCGAAGAATTCGCCCTGGTACTGCCCAACACCTCGCAGGGCGGTGCACGGCTGGTGGCGGAAAAACTGCGCATGACCGTGGCGGCGCTGAAGATCCCGCATATTGCCCCGACCGAAGGATCGAGCCTGACCATCAGCATCGGCCTGTCGACCGTCATCCCGACAGCCGGCAGCAGTTGCCGTGAATTGATCTCGGCAGCGGACAAGGGGTTGTACCTGGCGAAGAACAATGGGCGCAATCAGGTGGGCATCGCGTAG
- the prfB gene encoding peptide chain release factor 2 (programmed frameshift) encodes MEINPILNTIKDLSERSETIRGYLDYDQKHERLTEVNRELEDPSVWNKPEYAQELGRERSALAQIVETLDELNTGLADCRDLLDMAVEENDEGAVGDVVAELARLEENLAKLEFRRMFSHEMDPNNAYLDIQAGSGGTEAQDWANILLRMYLRWADKRGFDATIMELSAGEVAGIKGATVHIKGEYAFGWLRTEIGVHRLVRKSPFDSGNRRHTSFSAVFVSPEIDDKVEIEINPADLRIDTYRSSGAGGQHVNTTDSAVRITHVPTNTVVSCQNERSQHANKDTAMKMLRAKLYEQEMQKRNAASQALEDTKSDIGWGHQIRSYVLDASRIKDLRTNIERSDCDKVLDGDIDEYLEASLKSGL; translated from the exons ATGGAAATCAACCCGATCCTTAACACCATCAAGGACCTGTCCGAGCGCTCCGAAACTATTCGGGGGTATCTT GACTACGATCAAAAGCATGAGCGCCTGACCGAAGTCAATCGCGAGCTTGAAGATCCGAGTGTCTGGAACAAACCTGAATACGCCCAGGAACTGGGCCGCGAGCGCTCTGCGCTGGCGCAGATCGTCGAGACTCTCGACGAACTGAACACCGGTCTGGCCGATTGCCGCGACCTGCTGGACATGGCCGTCGAAGAAAACGACGAAGGCGCAGTGGGCGATGTCGTCGCCGAGCTGGCCCGTCTTGAGGAAAACCTCGCCAAGCTTGAATTCCGCCGCATGTTCAGCCATGAAATGGACCCGAACAACGCCTACCTGGACATCCAGGCCGGTTCCGGCGGCACCGAGGCCCAGGACTGGGCCAACATCCTGTTGCGGATGTACCTGCGCTGGGCTGACAAACGTGGCTTCGACGCCACCATCATGGAACTGTCGGCCGGTGAAGTCGCCGGTATCAAGGGCGCGACCGTGCACATCAAGGGCGAATACGCCTTTGGCTGGCTGCGTACCGAAATCGGCGTACACCGCCTGGTGCGCAAGAGCCCGTTCGACTCCGGTAACCGCCGTCACACTTCGTTCTCCGCGGTTTTCGTCTCGCCAGAGATCGACGACAAGGTCGAAATCGAGATCAACCCGGCCGACCTGCGAATCGACACCTATCGTTCCTCCGGTGCCGGTGGTCAGCACGTAAACACCACCGACTCGGCCGTACGTATCACCCACGTACCGACCAACACCGTGGTCAGCTGCCAGAACGAACGTTCCCAGCACGCCAACAAAGACACCGCCATGAAAATGCTGCGGGCCAAGTTGTACGAGCAGGAAATGCAGAAACGCAACGCCGCGTCGCAAGCGCTGGAAGACACCAAGTCCGACATCGGCTGGGGTCACCAGATTCGCTCGTACGTGCTCGATGCGTCGCGGATCAAGGATCTGCGCACCAACATCGAACGCAGCGACTGCGACAAGGTGCTCGATGGCGACATCGACGAATACCTGGAAGCCAGCCTGAAATCCGGGCTGTAA
- the lysS gene encoding lysine--tRNA ligase — protein MSDLELDPQALQQEENSLIALRKEKLAAERAKGNAFPNDFRRENYCQDLQKQYADKTKEELAEAAIPVKVAGRIMLNRGSFMVIQDMTGRIQVYVNRKTLSEDTLAAVKTWDMGDIIAAEGTLARSGKGDLYVEMTNVRLLTKSLRPLPDKHHGLTDTEQRYRQRYVDLIVNEDVRQTFRVRSQVIAHIRSFLMKRDFLEVETPMLQTIPGGAAAKPFETHHNALDMEMFLRIAPELYLKRLVVGGFEKVFEINRNFRNEGVSTRHNPEFTMLEFYQAYADYEDNMDLTEELFRELAQLVLGSTDVPYGDKVFHFGEPFVRLSVFDSILKYNPELSADDLNDIDKARDIAKKAGAKVLGFEGLGKLQVMIFEELVEHKLEQPHFITQYPFEVSPLARRNDENPNVTDRFELFIGGREIANAYSELNDAEDQAERFMAQVADKDAGDDEAMHYDADFVRALEYGMPPTAGEGIGIDRLVMLLTNSPSIRDVILFPHMRPQA, from the coding sequence ATGAGCGACCTAGAACTCGACCCGCAAGCCCTGCAACAGGAAGAAAACTCCCTGATCGCCCTGCGCAAGGAAAAGCTTGCTGCCGAGCGCGCCAAGGGCAATGCCTTCCCTAACGACTTCCGCCGCGAAAACTACTGCCAGGACTTGCAGAAGCAATACGCGGACAAGACCAAGGAAGAGCTGGCAGAGGCTGCAATCCCGGTCAAGGTTGCCGGTCGCATCATGCTCAACCGTGGCTCGTTCATGGTGATCCAGGACATGACCGGACGCATCCAGGTCTACGTCAACCGCAAGACCCTGTCCGAAGACACCCTGGCCGCGGTGAAAACCTGGGACATGGGCGACATCATTGCCGCCGAAGGCACCCTGGCCCGTTCCGGCAAAGGTGACCTGTACGTTGAAATGACCAACGTGCGCCTGCTGACCAAATCCCTGCGCCCGCTGCCGGACAAGCACCACGGCCTGACCGACACCGAACAGCGCTATCGTCAGCGCTACGTTGACCTGATCGTCAACGAGGACGTGCGCCAGACGTTCCGCGTGCGTTCGCAAGTCATCGCCCACATCCGCAGCTTCCTGATGAAGCGTGACTTCCTGGAAGTGGAAACGCCGATGCTGCAGACCATTCCTGGCGGCGCTGCGGCCAAGCCGTTCGAAACCCACCACAACGCGCTGGACATGGAAATGTTCCTGCGTATCGCGCCTGAGCTGTATCTGAAGCGTCTGGTGGTTGGCGGTTTTGAAAAGGTTTTCGAGATCAACCGCAACTTCCGTAACGAAGGCGTTTCGACCCGTCACAACCCTGAATTCACCATGTTGGAGTTCTACCAGGCCTACGCCGACTACGAAGACAACATGGACCTGACCGAAGAACTGTTCCGTGAGCTGGCACAGCTGGTTCTGGGCAGCACCGACGTGCCGTACGGCGACAAGGTGTTCCACTTCGGCGAGCCGTTCGTGCGCCTGTCGGTATTCGACTCGATCCTCAAGTACAACCCTGAGCTGAGCGCTGACGACCTGAACGACATCGACAAGGCCCGCGACATCGCCAAGAAAGCCGGCGCCAAGGTGCTGGGCTTCGAAGGCCTGGGCAAGCTGCAGGTGATGATTTTCGAAGAGCTGGTCGAGCACAAGCTGGAACAGCCGCACTTCATCACCCAGTACCCGTTCGAAGTGTCGCCGCTGGCCCGTCGCAACGACGAGAACCCGAACGTCACCGACCGTTTTGAGCTGTTCATCGGTGGTCGTGAAATCGCCAACGCCTACTCCGAGTTGAACGACGCGGAAGACCAGGCCGAGCGTTTCATGGCCCAGGTGGCCGACAAGGACGCCGGCGACGACGAAGCCATGCACTACGACGCCGACTTCGTTCGCGCGCTGGAGTACGGCATGCCGCCAACGGCGGGTGAAGGCATCGGCATCGACCGCCTGGTGATGTTGCTGACCAACTCACCGTCGATCCGCGACGTGATCCTGTTCCCGCACATGCGGCCGCAGGCGTAA
- a CDS encoding TetR/AcrR family transcriptional regulator: MNRAMAQEGAAGIATAVAESVQYQGRKASRQGSEQRRQDILDAAMRIVVRDGVRAVRHRAVAAEAQVPLSATTYYFKDIDDLLTDTFAQYVERSAAYMAKLWVNNEGLLRDMIASGDGSAQARSKLADDIARLMTDYVHRQLITRREHLMAEQAFRQEALLNPRLAELVRSHQQILLQGSCQLFQVLGSREPQQDAKVLTAIIGRMEYQGLLNDAEPDAEEEMLGILKRYMHLVLASV, from the coding sequence GTGAATCGTGCAATGGCTCAAGAAGGTGCAGCGGGTATCGCCACTGCGGTCGCTGAAAGTGTTCAGTACCAAGGCCGCAAGGCCAGCCGGCAGGGCAGCGAGCAACGTCGACAGGACATTCTCGATGCCGCGATGCGCATCGTCGTGCGTGATGGCGTACGGGCGGTGCGGCACCGCGCGGTGGCTGCCGAGGCGCAAGTGCCGTTATCGGCGACCACTTACTATTTCAAGGATATCGATGACCTGCTCACCGATACCTTCGCCCAGTACGTAGAGCGCAGCGCGGCCTACATGGCCAAGCTGTGGGTGAACAACGAGGGCCTGCTGCGTGACATGATTGCCAGTGGCGACGGCAGTGCGCAGGCTCGATCAAAACTGGCGGACGACATTGCGCGGTTGATGACCGACTATGTTCACCGACAACTGATTACCCGTCGTGAGCACCTGATGGCCGAGCAGGCGTTCCGCCAGGAGGCATTGTTGAACCCGCGCCTGGCCGAACTGGTGCGCTCCCATCAGCAAATCCTGTTGCAGGGTTCCTGCCAGCTCTTCCAGGTGCTGGGCTCTCGCGAGCCACAACAGGATGCCAAAGTGTTGACGGCGATAATCGGACGGATGGAATATCAGGGCCTGCTCAACGACGCCGAACCGGACGCCGAAGAGGAAATGCTCGGCATACTGAAGCGTTACATGCACTTGGTGCTGGCTTCGGTTTAA
- a CDS encoding flavohemoglobin expression-modulating QEGLA motif protein, whose amino-acid sequence MDDYQQSIRILSDRIVLAQTPIRVLDAVKWDDNIRKGFLKAKGKEMPAVDRDYYLNRPLAFDSSKVKLEFQNIERDITRQLGQFNPVGQIMRRMCKEYRMVVRMLEARGTEDFGLISQELYGAASDAFHAGDPTLSDLGMMLSEYLNNIDGRGDLKDEPKTLTAKDAVSLLQHRLNKVFGEAEETIRVFESDGIVADAAAGADYIKIRADAMFNDRDVRALEVHEGLVHVGTTLNGLNQPICTFLSKGPPSSTVTQEGLAILMEIITFASYPSRLRKLTNRTRAIHMVEEGADFLQVFEFFREQGFEMPESYSNASRVFRGSVPTGLPFTKDLSYLKGFIMIYNYIQLAVRKGKLEQIPLLFCGKTTLEDMRTLRQLVDEGLVVPPKYLPEQFRDMNALSAWMCFSNFLNHLSLDRIEADYSNIL is encoded by the coding sequence GTGGACGATTACCAGCAGTCGATACGCATTTTGTCTGATCGCATTGTGCTGGCGCAGACGCCGATTCGCGTCCTCGATGCGGTGAAATGGGACGACAACATCCGCAAGGGTTTCCTCAAGGCCAAGGGCAAGGAAATGCCGGCGGTGGACCGTGACTACTACCTCAACCGTCCGCTGGCCTTCGATTCCAGCAAGGTCAAGCTGGAATTCCAGAACATCGAGCGCGACATCACCCGCCAGCTTGGCCAGTTCAACCCGGTCGGGCAGATCATGCGCCGCATGTGCAAGGAATACCGGATGGTGGTGCGCATGCTCGAAGCGCGCGGCACCGAGGATTTCGGCCTGATTTCCCAGGAATTGTATGGCGCTGCCTCCGACGCCTTCCATGCCGGCGACCCGACCCTGTCCGACCTGGGCATGATGCTGTCCGAATACCTGAACAACATCGACGGTCGTGGCGACCTCAAGGATGAGCCGAAGACATTGACCGCCAAGGATGCTGTCAGCCTGCTGCAACACCGCTTGAACAAGGTGTTCGGCGAAGCCGAGGAAACCATTCGGGTGTTCGAGTCCGACGGTATCGTCGCCGATGCGGCGGCGGGCGCCGACTACATCAAGATCCGCGCCGATGCGATGTTCAACGACCGTGACGTGCGTGCCCTGGAAGTCCATGAAGGCCTGGTGCACGTCGGCACCACACTCAACGGTTTGAACCAGCCGATCTGCACCTTCCTGTCCAAGGGGCCACCCTCGTCGACGGTGACCCAGGAAGGCCTGGCGATCCTGATGGAAATCATCACCTTTGCCTCCTACCCGAGCCGCCTGCGCAAGCTGACCAACCGCACGCGGGCCATTCACATGGTCGAGGAGGGCGCGGATTTCCTGCAGGTGTTCGAGTTCTTCCGCGAACAAGGCTTCGAGATGCCCGAGAGCTACAGCAACGCCAGTCGCGTTTTCCGCGGCTCGGTGCCGACAGGTCTGCCATTTACCAAAGACTTGTCCTACCTCAAGGGCTTCATCATGATTTACAACTACATTCAGTTGGCGGTGCGCAAAGGCAAGCTGGAGCAGATCCCGCTGTTGTTCTGCGGCAAGACCACCCTGGAAGACATGCGCACCTTGCGCCAGTTGGTGGATGAAGGCCTGGTGGTACCGCCCAAGTACCTGCCGGAACAGTTCCGTGACATGAACGCGTTGTCGGCGTGGATGTGCTTCTCCAACTTCCTCAACCACCTGAGCCTGGACCGGATCGAGGCGGATTACTCCAATATCCTGTAA
- a CDS encoding alpha/beta hydrolase produces MKLLGILCLLLALNGCSSLLFYPEPGQLFTPEKAKLEYRDVTLTTADGLKLHGWWLPAKKGVEVKGTVLHLHGNGGNLPMHLGGSWWLPKQGYQVLLVDYRGYGLSEGEPSLPAIYQDIDAAFKWLDQAPEVKGKPLVLLGQSLGGSMAVHYLVQHPERQKQLKAVVLDGVPASYRSVGRYALSNSWVFWAFQVPLSWLVPDGDSAINSMAQLNGVPKLIYHSIDDPLVPLSNGIRLYQAAPPPRVLQLTRGGHVQTFADPVWRKVMLRYLDDPQHFDGLRRLGEIPNYPAPEHSEDEPPESPK; encoded by the coding sequence ATGAAACTCCTCGGCATCCTCTGCCTTCTCCTGGCCCTGAACGGTTGCAGCTCATTGCTGTTCTACCCCGAACCCGGCCAGTTGTTCACCCCGGAAAAAGCCAAGCTCGAATACCGCGATGTCACCCTGACTACCGCCGACGGCCTCAAGCTGCACGGTTGGTGGCTGCCGGCGAAAAAAGGCGTCGAGGTCAAAGGCACCGTACTGCACCTGCACGGCAACGGCGGCAATCTGCCCATGCACTTGGGCGGGAGTTGGTGGCTACCCAAACAGGGATACCAGGTACTGCTGGTGGATTATCGCGGCTACGGCCTGTCCGAGGGCGAGCCGAGCTTGCCGGCAATCTACCAGGACATCGACGCCGCGTTCAAATGGCTCGACCAGGCCCCCGAGGTCAAGGGCAAGCCGCTGGTCCTGCTGGGCCAGAGCCTGGGCGGCTCAATGGCGGTTCACTACCTGGTGCAGCACCCCGAGCGGCAAAAACAGCTCAAGGCGGTTGTGCTCGATGGCGTGCCCGCCAGCTACCGCAGTGTCGGTCGCTATGCGCTGAGCAATTCATGGGTGTTCTGGGCGTTCCAGGTGCCGCTGTCCTGGCTGGTGCCCGATGGTGACAGTGCGATCAACTCCATGGCGCAACTCAATGGCGTGCCGAAACTGATCTACCACAGCATCGACGATCCGCTCGTGCCTCTTTCCAACGGCATCCGTCTGTATCAAGCTGCGCCGCCGCCCAGAGTGCTGCAACTGACCCGTGGCGGTCACGTGCAGACATTCGCCGACCCGGTCTGGCGCAAAGTCATGCTGCGTTATCTCGATGACCCGCAGCATTTCGACGGCCTGCGCCGCCTGGGTGAGATCCCCAATTACCCGGCGCCCGAACATTCTGAAGATGAACCACCAGAGAGCCCGAAATGA
- a CDS encoding OmpA family protein, protein MNYKQAMIPALLAASVALAACSTPPNANLEQARTNYSGLQANPQASKVAALETKEASDYLDKADKAYLDKEDPAKVDQLAYLTNQRVEVAKQTIALRTAEANLKNASAQRAQARLDARDQQIKQLQDSLNARQTDRGTLVTFGDVLFATDKAELKSNGLMNINKLAQYLQENPDRKVIVEGYTDSTGTASHNQSLSERRASSVRTALVKMGVDPTRIVAQGYGKEYPVADNTSVSGRAQNRRVEVTISNDNQPVIPRSAVSSNTQ, encoded by the coding sequence ATGAATTACAAACAAGCGATGATCCCTGCCCTGCTGGCCGCCAGCGTTGCTTTGGCCGCATGCTCCACACCACCGAACGCCAATCTGGAACAGGCCCGCACCAATTATTCCGGCCTGCAAGCCAATCCGCAGGCGAGCAAAGTCGCGGCGCTGGAAACCAAGGAAGCCAGCGATTACCTGGACAAGGCCGACAAGGCCTATCTGGACAAGGAAGACCCGGCCAAGGTCGACCAGTTGGCCTACCTGACCAACCAGCGTGTGGAAGTGGCGAAACAGACCATCGCCCTGCGCACCGCCGAAGCCAACCTGAAAAATGCTTCCGCCCAACGGGCCCAGGCGCGCCTGGATGCGCGCGACCAGCAGATCAAGCAGTTGCAGGACAGCCTCAACGCCCGGCAGACCGATCGCGGCACGCTGGTGACCTTCGGTGATGTGCTGTTCGCCACCGACAAGGCCGAGCTGAAATCCAACGGCCTGATGAACATCAACAAACTGGCGCAGTACCTCCAGGAAAACCCGGACCGCAAAGTGATTGTCGAGGGTTACACCGACAGCACCGGTACCGCGTCGCACAACCAGTCCCTGTCGGAACGTCGCGCCAGCTCCGTGCGCACGGCGCTGGTGAAGATGGGTGTCGATCCAACGCGCATCGTTGCCCAGGGTTATGGCAAGGAGTATCCGGTTGCGGATAACACCAGCGTTTCGGGTCGGGCCCAGAACCGTCGGGTGGAAGTGACCATTTCCAATGACAACCAGCCGGTGATTCCGCGTTCGGCTGTCAGCTCCAACACACAGTAA
- a CDS encoding DUF4398 domain-containing protein, with product MELKTMKTRTGKSSSLHSLKMTALAIGSGLVLAGCAGNPPTEQFAVTESAVNNAVSAGGTEFAAVEMKAAQDKLKQAEIAMHDKKYDQAKTLAEQAEWDARVAERKAQAMKAEQSVKDSQKGVQELRQESQRTVQ from the coding sequence ATGGAGTTGAAAACGATGAAAACCCGAACTGGCAAATCTTCTTCCCTGCACAGCCTGAAAATGACGGCCCTGGCCATCGGCTCCGGCCTCGTGCTGGCCGGTTGCGCCGGCAACCCGCCCACCGAGCAGTTCGCCGTTACCGAGTCAGCGGTCAACAACGCCGTCAGCGCCGGTGGTACCGAATTCGCCGCGGTGGAAATGAAGGCGGCGCAGGACAAGCTCAAGCAAGCCGAAATCGCCATGCACGACAAAAAGTACGATCAGGCCAAAACCCTGGCCGAACAGGCTGAGTGGGACGCTCGCGTGGCCGAGCGCAAAGCCCAGGCGATGAAAGCCGAACAGTCTGTGAAGGACTCTCAGAAAGGGGTTCAGGAACTGCGTCAGGAAAGCCAGCGCACCGTTCAATAA